The Dehalobacter sp. DCM sequence GAGCGGGAATTCTGTGACCCAAAGGCAGTTAATCAGATCTTCACGGATTAGTTCCAGCCTTTTGGCCAACTCGAGGCGCAAAGCACCTAAGGCATTATGGACAACGCTTTCCTTATCGGCCACAAAGAATAAAATATCCCCAGTTTCCGCACCCATCGTTTGTAACAGATAATTAATTTCCTGTTCCGTGAAAAATTTTAAAATCGGAGACTTCATGCCTTCCGGATCCATGACAATATAGGCTAAACCTTTAGCGCCGTAAACACTGACAAATTTGGTCAGCGCATCGATTTCTCGGCGCGGCATTCCGGAACATCCCTTAGCACAGATTCCTTTGACTCGTCCGCCCTTCGCAACAACATCAGCAAATACTTTGAAGCCGGAATCTTTGACTACCGGTGCAACATCAATCAATTCCATGGCGAAACGGGTATCTGGTTTATCTGAGCCAAAGCGTTCCATCGCCTCTCTGTAGGTCAAACGCGGCAAGGGCAGCGGAATTTCAATCCCCTTAACTTCTTTAAATATCCTGGCAATCAGCTTTTCCATCATCGGCTGAAGGTCTTCCATTTCAATGAACGACATTTCTATATCCAACTGCGTAAATTCCGGCTGACGATCGGCACGCAGGTCTTCATCCCGGAAGCAACGGGCTATTTGGAAATATTTTTCCATGCCGGCGACCATCAGCAGCTGCTTAAATATCTGCGGTGACTGCGGCAGTCCATAAAATGTTCCTTGATTGACCCTGCTGGGAACAAGATAATCTCTTGCCCCTTCAGGGGTTGACTTAGCAAGAATCGGGGTCTCTATTTCCAAGAATCCCTCTGCGTCAAGAAAATCACGCATGATCTTTGTTACCTGGTGCCTGATCGTAAATATGTTCAGCATCTCGGGGCGGCGAAGGTCCAAGTAGCGATGTTTAAGACGAAGACTCTCATCAACATCAACCTTATCTTGAATATAAAACGGTGGCGTCTTTGCTTTATTGAGTATCTCGAGGCTTTCAATAACCACTTCAATCTCGCCGGTAGCCATATTGAGATTGCCTGAACCTT is a genomic window containing:
- the aspS gene encoding aspartate--tRNA ligase, giving the protein MSMLAGRTGAGELNRKNVGEKVKLLGWVQTRRDHGGVIFVDLRDRSGLVQTVFNPDMPNNGFTLAEKLRSEYVIKAEGSVRMRPEGSGNLNMATGEIEVVIESLEILNKAKTPPFYIQDKVDVDESLRLKHRYLDLRRPEMLNIFTIRHQVTKIMRDFLDAEGFLEIETPILAKSTPEGARDYLVPSRVNQGTFYGLPQSPQIFKQLLMVAGMEKYFQIARCFRDEDLRADRQPEFTQLDIEMSFIEMEDLQPMMEKLIARIFKEVKGIEIPLPLPRLTYREAMERFGSDKPDTRFAMELIDVAPVVKDSGFKVFADVVAKGGRVKGICAKGCSGMPRREIDALTKFVSVYGAKGLAYIVMDPEGMKSPILKFFTEQEINYLLQTMGAETGDILFFVADKESVVHNALGALRLELAKRLELIREDLINCLWVTEFPLMEYDEEDKRYVAIHHMFTSPMNEDIDLLDTDPLNVRAKAYDMVLNGMELGGGSIRIHQRDVQEKIFDLIGLSNEEAKTKFGYLLEAFEYGTPPHGGIAFGLDRLAMILADRDNIRDVIAFPKTQSASCLLTQTPSAVENSQLKELHIKLDVKVKQIPNQ